In a genomic window of Henningerozyma blattae CBS 6284 chromosome 9, complete genome:
- the SPT7 gene encoding SAGA histone acetyltransferase complex subunit SPT7 (similar to Saccharomyces cerevisiae SPT7 (YBR081C); ancestral locus Anc_3.307): MYNNRVPLQNYQKTNAESLLKLSQKLFSDQIFDLYLTPFQLILLEYLLSIENDSNRLMTWKEFLNGNISLNVKMFSNIPMTNNNINNNDNINDNSHNNLFNDQNYNLLNNNLKSNEKQTPKSLNDRESSLSVDNTNPNEDDMSRVDLENFRQQINGHQFIGNLSLKVRYVLWQCVIDVNYANNEDFMGNIDEPSLLDYVLLDTELEDNAKNESESQEMPFLITKTNENTETPKPNDDYDDEEDNYDDEDEEDTTKKEVTINQPDPVNNQSSITPGECKYDDQHKLIIDFSISRNTLQNLRNSDSSKIMENSNKIYHSFEHDRETMLKRLKLVENDKLLETSKKRRRSNSGSEENNSDDDEHNMDDNLKDQEKPATKVQSNKSQKNNVGHSGSKVNKSDNSKEEDRPHENKRPRKNSTHVPNVSLGAANLSLSHLLSEIHENKPKLKMSDYELRHLIIDVRKNRSKWASDEKVGQEELYEACEKVVLELRNYTEHSTPFLNKVSKREAPNYHQVIKKSMDLNTVLKKLKTFQYTRKLEFVDDIMLIWKNCLTYNSDPSHYLRAHAFAMQKKSLQLIPLIPDIVIRNRAEVEKEIESMENDKDYKEEDEVAGSGRKGLNMGAHKPANASESTESNINNTETQEKNGVAEDEEPESKETDANLGNDVRDQNSLDKEPITTNSTTIDTTITDGDTITNTTSDAIDVTSNIITAPSQNQDNDLTQENENLENKKESSNVNRVAENEENEEIQMEEDAEEEDIDDELEETAHFMERDDDKDDVELSIWKTLTAPVRARLCMDRSSYFKDGKLNKDAKALLKNPDKMKNFDQLLIEYKEQKEQERENKIQEKELVMKNGFGTIIKQEFETQLQVVADSEIDSEAILDKEPPELDMDDMTFFTQYEINNTIPPLKYDGVETTSVDKDEDELVKHMLQEDNSTTIKFGGNDDSGLTPQMNKNITLIQQIRHICHKISLIRLLQSPQSMHSSKTNAQRSAFLESHQFKPTNFETIFELDPVSALPTRDMKYSKVLMKNMMYKNVSKIAMANGFESTQPSAISILSDMSEIYLSNLIKTIKVHQESVSLNQKSTSDILKLSLLENGIFRPDELYTYIETEFTKKTKRLSDVKVKLENFLRELLRPTLKSLSEQNFEDESQSFMTGDFATEITGEDFFGFKELGLEKEFGVLSSAVPLQMLTFRLQSNTVDSADQTKKIQPEEYHNIVYRKIIKEDIDSKRYSSILTPLLEKAMARSEAYLIKIKKSQTLPESEEDKYPEGTILEDDEILIKGKSNNRPKIPPTGKISTNYKKKLIADAFFLPEEEAKEIKTEVSSNQNDSQPEKSDQNIPKDENHEDSFLQDPLDTPTGVNTDFLFGQTTSPATSSFSLSLPRLDQ, translated from the coding sequence ATGTATAATAACCGAGTACCTTTACaaaattaccaaaaaaCCAATGCAGAGTCACTCTTGAAATTATCTCAAAAACTTTTTAGTGATCAAATATTTGACCTCTATTTAACACCTTTCCAACTAATTCTATTAGAATATctattatcaattgaaaatgattcaaatagATTAATGACATGGAAAGAATTCCTTAACGGTAATATTTCTCTAAATGTCAAGATGTTCTCTAATATACCCATGACAAACAATaacatcaataataatgataatatcaATGATAATAGCCACAATAACCTTTTTAATgatcaaaattataatcttctcaataataatttaaaatctaaTGAAAAGCAAACCCCGAAAAGTTTAAATGATCGTGAAAGTTCTTTATCCGTCGATAATACCAATCCAAATGAAGATGACATGTCGAGGGTAGATTTAGAGAATTTTAGACAACAGATAAATGGCCATCAATTCATCGGTAATCTATCATTAAAGGTACGATACGTACTATGGCAATGTGTAATAGATGTAAACTACGCAAACAATGAAGATTTTATGGGTAATATTGATGAACCAAGCTTATTAGACTATGTTCTTCTAGATACTGAATTAGAGGACAACGCAAAGAATGAATCTGAATCTCAAGAGATGCCATTTTTGATCACTaaaacaaatgaaaatactGAAACACCTAAACCAAATGATGActatgatgatgaagaagacaATTACGACGATGAAGACGAAGAAGATACCACGAAAAAAGAAGTAACTATTAATCAACCTGACCCAGTTAATAATCAAAGTAGTATTACACCTGGGGAATGTAAATATGATGACCAACACAAACTAATTATAGATTTCTCCATATCTAGAAATACCTTACAGAATCTTCGCAATAGTGATTCAAGCAAAATTATGGAGAAttcaaacaaaatatatcataGCTTTGAACATGATCGCGAAACAATGTTAAAGAGGCTAAAATTAGTAGAAAATGACAAACTTTTAGAAACCTCAAAGAAGAGACGCCGTAGCAATTCTGGCAGTGAAGAAAACAAttctgatgatgatgagcATAACATGGACGATAATTTAAAGGATCAAGAAAAGCCAGCTACTAAAGTCCAAAGTAATAAATCTcagaaaaataatgtagGCCATTCAGGAAGTAAGGTAAATAAATCtgataattcaaaagaagaagacaGACCTCATGAAAACAAGAGGCCTAGAAAGAATTCAACTCATGTACCAAATGTTAGTCTTGGCGCTGCAAATTTATCATTGAGCCATTTACTTTCAGAAATTCACGAGAATAAGCCAAAGCTAAAAATGTCTGATTACGAGTTAAGGCATTTGATTATTGATGTTCGAAAAAATAGATCTAAATGGGCGTCTGATGAGAAAGTTGGCCAAGAAGAACTTTATGAAGCATGTGAAAAGGTCGTTCTAGaattaagaaattatacTGAACATTCAACGCCATTCCTAAACAAAGTGAGCAAAAGAGAAGCTCCAAATTACCATCAAGTTATCAAGAAATCTATGGACTTAAACACAgttctaaaaaaattgaagacATTTCAATATACACGTAAACTGGAGTTTGTTGATGATATAATGTTAATATGGAAAAACTGCTTAACTTACAACTCTGACCCTTCGCATTACTTACGAGCACATGCATTTGCCATGCAAAAGAAATCACTTCAATTAATACCACTAATTCCTGATATCGTAATCCGGAATCGAGCAGAGgtagaaaaagaaattgaaagtaTGGAGAATGATAAAGATTATAAAGAGGAAGATGAAGTTGCAGGCTCAGGAAGGAAAGGTTTAAATATGGGTGCCCATAAACCAGCGAATGCTTCCGAATCTACTGAGtctaatatcaataatactGAAACTCAAGAGAAAAATGGTGTTgctgaagatgaagaaccAGAAAGTAAAGAGACCGATGCTAACCTTGGTAACGATGTACGTGATCAGAATTCTTTAGATAAAGAACCAATTACAACTAATAGCACAACTATTGATACAACCATCACTGATGGTGACACTATTACAAATACTACTTCTGATGCCATTGATGTAACgtctaatattattaccgCTCCATCTCAAAATCAAGATAATGATTTAACGCAAGAGAACGAAAacttagaaaataaaaaggagTCATCAAACGTAAATAGGGTTgctgaaaatgaagaaaatgaagaaatcCAAATGGAAGAAGATGCAGAGGAGGAAGACATTGATGATGAGTTAGAAGAAACAGCACACTTTATGGAAcgtgatgatgataaagatGATGTAGAACTTTCAATATGGAAAACTCTTACTGCCCCTGTAAGAGCTCGATTATGTATGGATAGAAGCTCTTATTTCAAAGATGGGAAGCTAAATAAAGATGCTAAAGCTTTACTAAAAAATCCAGataaaatgaagaattttgaCCAATTGCTAATTGAATATAAGGAACAAAAGGAACaagaaagagaaaataaaatacagGAGAAAGAGTTAGTAATGAAAAATGGGTTTGGAACAATCATAAAAcaagaatttgaaacaCAACTTCAAGTTGTTGCAGATTCTGAGATTGATTCTGAGGCTATTTTAGATAAGGAACCTCCAGAATTAGATATGGATGATATGACATTCTTCACTCaatatgaaataaataataccaTCCCACCCTTGAAATATGACGGTGTAGAAACCACCTCTGTCGAcaaagatgaagatgaactGGTTAAGCATATGTTACAAGAAGATAACAGCACTACCATTAAATTCGGTGGAAATGATGATTCTGGTTTAACTCCTCagatgaataaaaatataactcTCATACAACAAATAAGACATATTTGTCATAAGATTTCACTAATTCGGTTACTGCAATCACCTCAATCTATGCATTCAAGTAAAACCAATGCACAACGATCTGCATTTTTAGAATCTCACCAATTTAAGCCAACtaattttgaaacaatatttgaattagacCCTGTATCTGCATTACCTACAAGAGATATGAAATATAGCAAAGTTCTCATGAAAAACATGATGTATAAGAATGTTTCTAAAATTGCAATGGCTAATGGTTTTGAATCCACACAACCTTCTGCGATATCTATTTTATCAGACATGAgtgaaatttatttatcaaatttaattaagaCTATAAAGGTTCATCAAGAAAGTGTGtctttaaatcaaaaaagtACTAGTGATATCTTGAAgttatcattattagaaaatggtATATTTAGACCAGATGAATTATATACTTACATTGAAACAGAATTCACAAAGAAGACTAAGAGACTATCAGATGTCAAAGTAAAGCTAGAAAACTTTTTGCGAGAATTATTACGTCCTACCTTGAAATCTCTTTCAGAAcaaaattttgaagatgaaagTCAAAGTTTCATGACTGGTGATTTTGCAACAGAGATAACTGGTGAAGATTTCTTTGGCTTCAAGGAATTGGGTctagaaaaagaatttggTGTTTTAAGTTCTGCAGTACCACTGCAGATGCTAACTTTCAGGCTTCAATCCAATACCGTGGATTCTGCAGAtcaaactaaaaaaattcagcCAGAAGAATACCATAATATTGTATACAGgaaaattatcaaagaGGATATTGACTCAAAACGTTATTCTTCTATACTAACACCATTATTGGAAAAAGCAATGGCTCGATCTGAAgcatatttgataaaaatcaaGAAGAGTCAAACTCTACCTGAATCAGAGGAGGATAAATATCCAGAAGGTACGATACTTGAGgatgatgaaattttaataaaaggtaaatctaataataggCCTAAAATTCCTCCAACAGGTAAGATCAGTACAAACTATAAGAAAAAGTTAATTGCAGATGCATTCTTT
- the MAK21 gene encoding RNA-binding ribosome biosynthesis protein MAK21 (similar to Saccharomyces cerevisiae MAK21 (YDR060W); ancestral locus Anc_3.309) — protein MSESNKNSLDLSSLKDRVSSKLKQSENNKNVKSKTKNNEKVKKDNKDKSNVESKDKTKKKNNKDIAKSKESAKSKKIDEALKKEALALGATEEDLDLIGDLDENADEMSEQEFNDNESQEDAKFDTDLKSFMNNLGFDKHAVDNAEEEEEEEDDGKLSSNSSKDEDEREDENEGENEGENEGESEDESDQDSEKEVSKKKNRSRRRFVDKSSVVDSTKLIVPYDTLWYEIPLYNQLDNSEEKEPLTNEQIETLFERGKQTLELDNQTYYDEFTKDSSQRKFMSQMLSDGTLNDKISALTLLIQESPIHNMKSLDTLLNYCSKKSRNSILLSLNALKDLLLNSLLPSDRKLRYFKNQPGLSMMNNKRTLAIFYFEDYLKKLFFKMLQILERLCHDPIIHVRSQVLNHIFEFITSKPEQEFNLLKLGVNKIGDIDSKVSSKASYLLLRLQQAHPNMKSIIIDSIVDLLLKPNAGYHTTYYSIITLNQTILKRAEDSIANKLIKTYFTLFEKFLLQTDKDEIEDGKQKENTEKKYEQHRKKNFKKGKNGGRSVKNEKTENEIINEKNSKIFSGLLTGVNRAFPFAQLPSVVYEAHMDTLYKITHSTNFNTSIQALVLINQVTVKAKLDNNRYYRTLYESLLDPRVYVSSKQGIYLNLLYKSLKQDDNVERVEAFVKRILQVSIHWLNIGSIAGFIFLLIQLSKNVPQIKNLLKNSPVDHEYASDNEDNDDTENKKENADVRVYDSRKRDPNFANADKSSLWEIELFLNHYHPTIQTYAKAFVEGNTKDVTKPDLGLFTITHFLDRFVYRNGKQKANLKGSSIMQPLSSGAMINESLLVKSTGMKNEEIPVNTEDWLNKKISQIKPEDKFFYQYFNKKQAAIKKVNKNEVHDGFDSEEEDMDENEVWDALVKSRPEVEDDSDSGLDLDDEDFGSMGEDSDDDNELLVESDDDEIINDMADEVDDIADIDDVIEDSKSRKRGADEMNSESESETENDKSKGKDKKSRKKAIKELPLFASADDYSQYLGSDSDSH, from the coding sequence ATGTCTGAATCTAACAAGAACTCATTGGACTTGTCTTCTTTGAAGGATAGagtttcttcaaaattgaaacaatctgaaaataataagaatgtTAAGAGTAAAACCAAGAACAACGAAAAGGTGAAAAAAGACAATAAGGATAAGAGTAATGTAGAGAGTAAGGACAAGACcaagaaaaagaataataaagatatagCCAAGAGCAAAGAAAGTGCCAagagtaaaaaaattgatgaagctttgaaaaaagaagcATTAGCTTTAGGTGCTACTGAAGAAGATTTGGATCTTATTGGAGACTTGGATGAGAACGCTGATGAGATGAGTGAGCAAGAATTCAATGATAATGAGAGCCAAGAAGATGCCAAATTTGACACTGATTTGAAAAGTTTCATGAATAATCTAGGTTTTGACAAACATGCTGTCGATAATGCtgaagaggaagaagaagaagaagacgATGGAAAACTTAGTTCAAACTCCAGTAAAGACGAAGATGAAAgagaagatgaaaatgaaggGGAAAATGAAGGGGAAAATGAAGGGGAAAGCGAAGATGAAAGCGATCAAGATTCAGAAAAAGAAgtaagtaaaaaaaaaaatagatccAGACGCAGGTTTGTCGATAAATCATCAGTAGTAGATTCAACTAAACTGATTGTTCCATATGATACTCTATGGTATGAAATTCCATTATACAATCAACTTGATAACTCTGAAGAAAAAGAGCCATTAACTAACGAACAAATCGAAACTCTATTTGAACGTGGTAAACAAACTTTAGAGTTAGATAATCAAACTTATTATGATGAATTTACCAAAGATTCTTCTCAACGTAAATTTATGTCACAAATGTTATCTGATGGTACTTTGAATGATAAAATCTCCGCCTTGACTTTGCTAATACAAGAATCTCCTATTCACAATATGAAATCATTGGatactttattaaattattgtaGCAAGAAATCTAGAAATTCCATTCTATTAAGTTTGAATGCATTAAAGGacttattattgaattcttTGTTACCTTCTGATCGTAAATTaagatatttcaaaaacCAACCTGGCCTTTCTATGATGAATAATAAGAGAACATTGgctatattttatttcgaagattatttgaaaaaattatttttcaaaatgttACAAATATTGGAAAGATTATGTCATGATCCAATTATTCATGTTAGATCACAAGTATTGAATCATATCTTCGAATTTATTACCAGTAAACCGGAACAAGAATTCaatctattaaaattagGGGTTAATAAGATTGGTGATATTGATTCTAAAGTATCTTCGAAGGcatcatatttattattacgaTTACAACAAGCTCATCCTAATATGAagagtattattattgattctATTGTTGATCTATTATTGAAACCAAATGCTGGATATCATACTACTTATTATTCCATTATTACATTAAACCAAACTATTTTAAAGAGAGCTGAGGATTCAATTgctaataaattaatcaaaaCATATTTcacattatttgaaaaatttttacttCAAACtgataaagatgaaattgaagatggtaaacaaaaagaaaatacagaaaaaaaatatgaacaacatagaaagaagaatttcaaaaagGGTAAAAATGGGGGTAGATCAGtaaagaatgaaaaaactgaaaatgaaatcattaatgaaaaaaatagcaaGATATTTAGTGGTTTATTAACAGGTGTCAACCGTGCTTTCCCATTTGCACAATTGCCATCTGTTGTATATGAAGCACATATGGATACTTTATACAAGATCACTCATTCTACCAATTTCAATACATCTATTCAAGCAttagttttaattaatCAAGTTACTGTTAAGGCCAAATTGGataataatagatattACCGTACATTATATGAAAGTTTATTAGATCCTCGAGTATATGTATCATCTAAGCAAGGgatatatttgaatcttttatataaatcatTGAAACAAGACGACAATGTGGAAAGAGTGGAGGCCTTTGTTAAACGTATTCTACAAGTATCTATCCATTGGTTAAACATCGGCAGTATTGCTGggtttatatttttattgattcAATTAAGTAAGAACGTTCCTCAAATCaaaaatcttttgaaaaattcaccAGTCGATCACGAATATGCTAGTGATAATGAGGATAATGATGACACTGAGAATAAGAAAGAGAATGCCGATGTACGGGTGTATGATAGCCGTAAAAGAGACCCAAATTTTGCCAATGCTGataaatcttcattatGGGAAAtcgaattatttttaaatcattatcatccGACAATCCAAACTTATGCAAAGGCCTTTGTAGAAGGTAACACTAAGGATGTGACGAAACCTGACTTGGGTTTATTCACAATTACTCATTTCTTGGATAGATTTGTCTATAGGAATGGTAAACAAAAGGCTAATTTAAAAGGTTCATCTATTATGCAACCATTATCCAGTGGTGCAATGATCAACGAAAGTTTATTGGTGAAATCTACTGGTatgaaaaatgaagaaatacCAGTGAATACTGAAGATTGGTTGAATAAGAAAATTAGTCAAATTAAACCagaagataaatttttctatcaatatttcaataagaAGCAAGCCGCTATCAAGAAAGTTAATAAGAATGAAGTCCACGATGGATTTGATAGTGAAGAAGAAGACATGGATGAGAATGAAGTCTGGGACGCGTTGGTCAAATCTAGACCTGAAGTGGAAGACGATTCAGATTCAGGACTTGActtagatgatgaagatttcGGATCGATGGGTGAGGATAGTGATGATGACAACGAGCTGTTAGTGGAAAGCGATGACGATGAGATCATCAACGACATGGCCGATGAAGTTGACGACATTGCGGATATTGACGACGTCATTGAAGACAGCAAATCAAGAAAACGTGGTGCTGATGAAATGAACTCCGAAAGTGAAAGCGAGACTGAAAACGACAAGAGTAAAGGCAAGGACAAGAAGAGTAGGAAGAAGGCAATCAAAGAATTGCCTCTATTTGCATCTGCTGACGATTATTCGCAATACCTGGGGTCCGACTCCGATAGCCACTAG
- the TBLA0I02150 gene encoding uncharacterized protein (similar to Saccharomyces cerevisiae TEC1 (YBR083W); ancestral locus Anc_3.310), which translates to MNEKPNHANLRQIPIKSIPDKEDKPFRNLAPDSDPINNPQGEDEAINSNLQKKINDDEINDISSSSLESTSSSLKNYTQLSKTRVFDVFTQDVKNIDSNSDDTNSLQKSNDSKFDEIQDLDIFQLDELINNKIKEDFLKKLRKNNNNNNYNNKSIEDAKNIENLRDTDNIKSNNQSDHTNINLINSGSGKLLNEDTLSKKYPINKLSNSILERGTKPIPLNQLSLTSKISQARTVLDKPIISNTPLTSTQSNIPTNSNTSSISNPEPIDTKNISNTQNKSSNTPSSLTPQTGKSHDNDKWTAEVENAFVESLHLIIKNGPNKIKVLNKGYGRNELISMYILDKSGELRTKKQISSHIQVWKKAILNKISCNEDLEVQEKEINKLIENGAEQNEENIKKFNTIFEEILRKHNYRENSIDSSNSLSNSLSSLHSDKSNFDNSDSLYQELPKRYESPQLEYAKTIYQQVDNLKCVPITYPSLESQDITEEEKLAINKILQDAETLKRQQRLLIDKNWNESKLLLNQNNANTIREFSGEQTIDTSSNSKNLRKQIDINLEENHSSTVNERNEQKFQNTESNESLLQNKHNTINISNQIPFNKGFAKPPMGITPTWGMFPPYGPGLGYSPTHFQSPTVMRYPINNQQNRSFVDFQTQYNRVNPNYYSPLNTNFQRYSNSPSSRTGRTSPFNVNLNMESNLRDASYHESSNLQDNSTTEHQTFRQGLTSRPDQNKNSISSSSYENIESSIEDNDK; encoded by the coding sequence ATGAATGAAAAACCAAATCATGCTAATCTACGACAAATTccaattaaatcaattccTGACAAAGAGGACAAACCTTTCCGAAATCTGGCTCCAGATTCAGATCCCATAAATAATCCGCAAGGCGAAGATGAAGCtattaatagtaatttacaaaaaaaaataaatgatgatgagaTTAATGAcatttcttcttcctctttGGAATCAACTTCTAGTTCactaaaaaattataccCAATTATCTAAAACAAGAGTATTCGATGTTTTTACTCAAGATGtcaaaaatatagattCAAATTCTGATGACACTAATTCATTACAAAAATCGAATGATTCTAAATTCGATGAAATTCAGGATTTAGATATTTTCCAACTAGATGAACttattaataacaaaattaaagaggattttttaaagaaactTAGGaagaataataacaataataattataataataagtcTATTGAAGATgctaaaaatatagaaaatttaaGAGATACTGATAACATTAAAAGTAATAATCAATCAGATCATACTAATATAAACCTGATAAATTCAGGATCTGGGAAACTTCTTAATGAAGATACTCTTTCCAAAAAATAcccaattaataaattatcaaattcaatcCTTGAGAGAGGCACAAAGCCAATACCgttaaatcaattatcaTTAACTTCTAAAATTTCTCAAGCGAGAACTGTTTTAGATAAACCTATCATATCAAATACCCCATTAACGTCAACACAATCAAATATACCAACCAATTCGAATACAAGCTCAATTTCAAACCCTGAACCTATAgatacaaaaaatatttcaaatacacaaaataaatcttcaaataCCCCATCTTCATTAACACCACAAACCGGTAAAAGTCacgataatgataaatgGACAGCAGAAGTGGAAAATGCATTTGTGGAATCATTacatttaattattaaaaatggcccaaataaaattaaagttttaaataaaggTTATGGAAGAAACGAATTAATTTCCATGTATATCTTGGATAAATCTGGAGAATTAAGAactaaaaaacaaatatctTCGCATATTCAAGTTTGGAAAAAGgcaatattaaataaaatttcatgtaatgaagatttagaagtacaagaaaaggaaataaataaattaattgagaATGGTGCAGAacaaaatgaagaaaatattaaaaaattcaatactATTTTCGAAGAAATTTTACGTAAACATAATTACCGTGAAAATTCAATAGATAGCAGCAATTCCttatcaaattctttaagTTCTTTACATTCAGATAAATCAAACTTCGATAATTCAGATAGTCTTTATCAAGAACTTCCAAAGAGATATGAATCTCCTCAATTAGAATATGCAAAAACAATATACCAACAAGTTGATAATCTTAAATGTGTTCCAATTACATACCCATCTTTAGAATCCCAAGATATCACAGAGGAGGAAAAATTggcaataaataaaatattacaagatGCTGAAACTTTGAAGAGACAACAACGACttttaatagataaaaaCTGGAatgaatcaaaattattattaaatcagAATAATGCAAACACTATAAGAGAATTTAGCGGAGAACAAACTATTGATACTTCGTCAAActctaaaaatttaagaaaacaaatcgatattaatttagaagaaaatCATAGCTCAACAGTCAATGAAAGAAATGaacaaaaatttcaaaatacaGAATCCAACGAATCTTTACTTCAAAACAAACATAATACTATCAATATTTCTAATCAAATACCGTTTAACAAAGGTTTTGCAAAACCACCAATGGGGATAACCCCAACTTGGGGCATGTTCCCTCCCTATGGTCCAGGCTTAGGATACTCCCCAACTCATTTTCAAAGTCCTACAGTAATGAGATATCCGATTAATAACCAACAAAATAGATCATTTGTCGATTTTCAAACTCAATATAATCGTGTAAATCCAAATTATTACTCTCCATTAAACACAAATTTTCAAAGATATTCAAACTCCCCCAGTTCTAGAACAGGAAGAACTTCCCCATTTAatgtaaatttaaatatggAGTCAAATTTAAGAGATGCCTCATATCATGAGTCATCAAATTTACAAGATAACTCTACAACTGAACACCAAACATTCAGACAAGGTTTAACAAGTAGACCAGaccaaaataaaaattctatatcttcttcatcatatgaaaatatagaatCAAGTATAGAGGATAATGACAAATAG
- the TBLA0I02130 gene encoding uncharacterized protein (similar to Saccharomyces cerevisiae UBC4 (YBR082C) and UBC5 (YDR059C); ancestral locus Anc_3.308) has protein sequence MSSLKRITKELNDLGRDPPTSCSAGPVGDDIYHWQASIMGPPDSPYAGGVFFLSIHFPTDYPFKPPKISFTTKIYHPNINANGNICLDILKDQWSPALTISKVLLSICSLLTDANPDDPLVPEIAHIYKTDRPKYEATAKEWTKKYAV, from the exons atgTCCTCTTTAAAACGTATTACTAAGGAATTGAACGATCTAGGCAG AGACCCACCTACCTCATGTTCCGCTGGCCCAGTTGGTGATGATATTTATCATTGGCAAGCTTCCATTATGGGTCCACCAGATTCCCCATACGCTGGTGGTGTCTTCTTCTTATCTATTCATTTCCCAACAGACTACCCATTCAAACCACCAAAGATTTCTTTTACTactaaaatatatcatcCAAATATTAACGCCAATGGTAATATTTGTTTAGATATATTGAAGGATCAGTGGTCTCCAGCTTTAACTATCTCCAAAGTTTTATTGTCTATTTGTTCCCTATTAACTGATGCTAATCCAGATGATCCATTAGTACCAGAAATTGCtcatatttataaaactGATAGACCAAAGTATGAGGCAACTGCTAAAGAATGGACTAAGAAATATGCAGTATAG